In Granulicella mallensis MP5ACTX8, the sequence GCGGCTTTCGGCAGGCTTGACGTTGTCGTCAACTCCGCCGGAATTATGCCGATGCTGCCGATTTCTGGCGGCGACATCGAAAGCTTCGACAAGGTGGTTGCAACGAATTTGCGCGGCAGCTTCCTCATCATGGGCGAGGCCGCGAAACATCTCACAGCGGGCGGGCGCATTATCGCTTTCTCAAGCAGTGTAATTGCAAAATCATTTCCAAATTACGGCCCTTACATTGCAACGAAGGCTGGAGTTGAAGGCCTCGTGCGTGTGCTTGCGAATGAACTTCACGGCCGGAACATCACAGTGAACGCGGTGGCCCCTGGTCCGGTTGCAACTCCATTATTCCTAAAGGGCAAAACCGACGCGCAGATCGCTGAATTCGGCAAACTTGCTCCGCTCGAACGCCTGGGCCAACCAGAAGACATCGCTAACGTTGTGTCCTTCCTCGCTGGTCCCGATGGTGGTTGGGTAAACGGGCAGGTACTACGTGCCAATGGCGGTTTCGCCTAAACGCTTAAGGCGTTTATGTGTCTTGGTTCTCGGGAACCGATTCCTAGTTCTTATACCTGCAAGGTGAATAAAGACGGAGGAAAGTTTATGAAAAAGATCATCGTCATCACGGGTGCATCGAGCGGATTTGGGGCACTAGCGGCCCGTGCACTGGCAAACGCCGGCCACACAGTTTACGCAAGCATGCGCGAAACCTCAGGCAGGAATGCTCCCCAGGTCAAGGACGCGGAAAAGTACGCAGCCGACCACAAAGTGGACCTCCGTACTATCGAACTGGACGTCTCGTCTGAGACATCGTGCAATGCCGCGATCCAGCAAATCATCTCCCAGAATGGGCGACTGGATGTTGTTGTTCATAACGCTGGTCATATGGTCTTTGGTCCGGCCGAAGCTTTCACGCCAGAGCAACTTGCGGAGCTATACGACGTCAACGTGCTCAGCACTCAACGCGTCAATCGGGCAGCCTTACCCGAACTTCGCAAGCAGCGGAATGGTCTTGTGGTCTGGGTATCGAGCAGCAGCGCAGCGGGAGGTACCCCTCCCTATCTTGCTCCTTATTTCGCTGCCAAGGCCGGCATGGATGCCCTGGCCGTGGTCTACTCGCGTGAGTTAGCGCGCTGGGGCATCGAGACATCTATCATCGTTCCCGGCGCCTTTACCGGCGGAACGAATCACTTCGCACACGCCGGACATCCTGCGGACGCAGCACGTGCTGCGGAATATGACTCCGGTCCCGATGCTGGCTTAGGAGATCAGGCACTCAAAGGCTTTGCCTCCATCGTGCCCCCGGATGCAGATGCCTCCGCTGTCGCGACAGCGATCGTAAAGGTCGTCGATGCTCCCTTCGGCAAGCGGCCGTTCCGGGTACACGTTGATCCGACGCAGGACGGTGCGGAAGTCGTCAACGCAGTCTCTGATCGAGTGCGCGCCGAACTTCTCCGTCGCATCGGTCTTGGCGACCTGCTGGAACCTCGGTCGTATGGCGAGAAATCACACTAACCCTATTGTCCGGTCTTCGAGGGAAAGAGCATCCATGTCTGCTCCCACCAATATCGTTTCCAGTGGATCGGTGAAGACGCTTTTTTCGCCGATCCGCGTCGGACCGTTGACGCTCTCACATCGTGTAGTGATGGCACCTCTCACGCGGCTGCGTTCGCAAATTCCTGGGGACGTTCCTGTCGACCTGATGGCCGAGTATTACGGGCAGCGTGCATCAGAAGGCGGTCTCATCGTCTCGGAGGGTGCCACAGTGTCTATCGGTGGCCGTGGCTATCTTGGTGCACCTGGCATCTATTCCGAGGAACAGATCGCCGGTTGGCGAAGGGTCACGGAGGCAGTCCACGCAAAGGGTGGGTATATCTTTCTGCAACTCTGGCATGTGGGGCGCGTGTCCCATGTCGACATGACCAACTGCGAGATGCCTGTCGCACCTTCGGTTGTTCCATTCGAGGGGATTGTCGTCACCCGCAATGGTTTCGTGCCGCCTTCCCCTCACCGAGCGCTCGAAATTGAAGAGATTCCCAAGCTGATCGGTGAGTTTCGCAAAGCAGCATGGAACGCCAAAGCCGCAGGTTTCGACGGTGTTGAGATTCATGGCGCCAACGGCTACATACTCGACCAGTTTCTTCAAGATGGTACGAATAAGCGCACGGACTCTTATGGGGGGCCAATCCAGAATCGCGCCCGCCTCTTGTTTGAAGTTCTGGATGTAACCGCAGCTGTATGGGGAGAGGACCGTGTCGGTGTACGGCTCTCGCCCAACTCCACATACAACGCGATGTTTGATAGCGACCCTGAAGCGACATTTGGTTATGTGGCCGATCGGCTTAACCGCTACGCCCTTGCCTATCTCCACGTCATTGAACCTCGCGTCAAGGGTATTGAAACAGTAGGCGAAGGCCAACCTCCCGTAGCGTCCGCTCTGCTACGAAAAATTTATAAAGGGAACATTCTCGCCGCAGGTGGTTTTGATCCCGCAAGCGCCGAAGCCATCATCGAGAGAAATGACGCCGATATGGTCGCCTTTGGCCGTTATTTCATCTCCAACCCGGACTTACCAAAACGTATTCAACTTGGGCTGCCGCTTAACGACTACGATCGCGAAACGTTTTACAACAATGATGCACGAGGCTATACCGACTATCCGTTCTATGACGAGTAATTCATCGACTTCAACGCTACTGAACTGGCACACGCGAGGAGAAGAACATGGCAAAGGTATTGTGCGTTCTCTATGATGACCCCACTTCTGGTTACCCACCTCTGTATGCCAGGAACGCTATTCCCAAGATCGAAAGGTATCCGGACGGACAGACCGTTCCTAATCCGAAGCATATTGATTTTGTTCCCGGAGAGCTTTTAGGTTGCGTCTCAGGAGAGTTGGGTCTACGAAGCTATCTCGAAGATCTTGGGCATACCTTCATCGTTACTTCCGATAAGGAAGGCCCAAATTCTGTGTTTGAAAAAGAGCTGCCCGATGCCGATATCGTGATCTCGCAGCCCTTCTGGCCGGCCTATCTCACTGCCGAAAGAATCGCAAAGGCGAAGAAGCTGAAGCTGGCGCTGACCGCCGGGATCGGTTCGGATCATGTTGACCTCAACGCTGCGATCAAAGCCGGCATCACTGTCGCTGAAGAGACCTTCTCCAATGGCATTTGTGTTGCCGAACATGCGGTCATGATGATCCTGGCGCTGGTCCGAAACTATCTTCCATCGCACAAGATTGCCGAGGAAGGTGGCTGGAATATCGCGGACTGCGTCTCACGCTCCTATGACCTCGAGGGAATGCACGTTGGGACGGTTGCCGCAGGCAGAATCGGACTTGCCGTCCTGCGTCGCCTCAAGCCCTTCGACGTCAAGCTCCACTACACTGCCCGGCATCGCAGTCCCAGGGCGATTGAAGACGAGTTGGGCCTGACGTACCACGCAACGGCCGAAGAGATGGCCGAGGTCTGCGATGTGATCAGCATCCATGCCCCGCTTTATCCTGCGACGGAGCATCTCTTCAACGCGAAAGTCCTGAATAAGATGAGGCACGGCTCTTATCTCGTGAATACTGCGCGTGCCGAGATCTGCGATCGGGACGACATCGTCCGCGCACTCGAAAGCGGTCAACTCGCGGGCTATGCGGGAGATGTCTGGTTCCCGCAACCTGCGCCGGCCAATCATCCCTGGAGGAACATGCCACATAACGGAATGACACCGCATATGTCAGGCTCATCGTTATCGGGACAAGCGCGTTACGCCGCAGGGACACGAGAGATTCTGGAGTGCTGGTTTGAGAACCGCCCGATCCGCGACGAATATCTGATTGTGTCGAATGGAAAACTCGCGGGAACCGGAGCCAAGTCTTATGGTGTCGGCGAGGCACCAAAAGGCAAGTAGCGGAGCCATTGAGCCCATGCCAGAGTTGCGGCTTGTAGCTAAGAGCCAATTGACTATTGTTGACTTTTCAATCCCAGAAATGGAGGCACGACCATGAGTACAAAACAAATGCCAAACCCCGCACCACCCTTTACACGCGAGACCGCCATTCTGAAAGTACGTCTCGGAGAGGACGGATGGAACACCAGAGATCCTGAGAAGGTCTGTCTGGCATACACCGTTGATAGCCACTGGCGTAACCGAGCGGAGTTTGTCACGGGCCGGGAAGAGATCAAACATTTCCTGACACGAAAATGGCAGCGTGAGCTGGATTATCGGCTTATCAAGGAGTTGTGGGCTTTTAGCGACACTCGCATCGCGGTTCGCTTCGCTTATGAGTGGCACGATGATTCCGGCAACTGGTTTCGGTCTTACGGGAACGAGAACTGGGAGTTCGACGAGAAGGGCATCATGCATCATCGCTACGCATGCATCAATGATCTCCCGATCAAAGAGTCTGAACGAAAGTATCACTGGCCTCTGGGACGCCGTCCGGACGATCATCCCGGATTGACTGAGCTTGGTCTATAGACGACTGCGGTCTCGCCTGAACTACGTTGTCGGCGACAACGTAGTTCAGGTATAGCCATTGCGCCGCGCTTTTTAGCGCAGTCTGCTCGTCCATCAGGGTATCTAAGAGGGGGCAACATGAGTGGTATCGAATCATTACTGAAACCTGAAGAGTGTGCTTTGCTTCTCGTCGATTTCCAGGCGGGGCTAGCCTTTGGCGTGGAGTCGATCTCGCGCCAGGCCATCGTCGATAACGCGGTGGCCCTTGCGCGGACGGCTGTAGTCTTTGAGATCCCCATTGTCGTATCGACTTCGGCTTCAAAGGTCTACAGTGGCCCTCTTCTGCCACCGCTGCAAGCGGTTCTGCCCGACGTCAAGTCAATCGAACGGCGGAACATGAATGTATGGGAGGATGAGACGGCTCACTCGGCAATCGTGGCGACCAATCGCAGGCGGTTGATTGTGGCTGGGTTGCTTACCGAAGCGTGTGTCTCGTTTCCTGTGCTGTCTGCTCTCAAAGAAGGTTATGAAGTCTTCGTTGTCGGTGACGCTTGCGGAGGGCTGACGCAGACCGGGCATGCACTCGCCCTGCAACGAATGGAACAGGCTGGAGCGCAACTCACAAGCTGGATTCAGGTACTGCTGGAACTCCAGCGTGATTGGACGAGGCACGAAACCTATGAAGGTGCCCGAGCGATTGTAGAAGCAAACGGTGGTGGATACGGTATCGGGTTGGCCTACGCGCACACCATGATTCATCCGGTCTGAGCCGCTTCCGGTTCTGCGCTGTTGCCATCCAGCGATTGTCTTTATGCCTCTGAGCAGCTCTGCTCCCTCTGTGTTTTGGGAGCGAAAGGAAAGATCACATGGAATCCTTACAGAAACATGTCGTCATCATTACTGGCGGAAGCTCCGGAATCGGACGGGCTGCGGCTCTGTCTTTCGCTGCGATGGGAGCTAGAGTCCTTATCACTGGCAGACGGGCAGCAAGTCTGGATGAGACAGCGAAGGACCAGCCGAATATAGAGACTCTGGTCGCCGACACGGCAGAGCCGAAAGACGCGGCGCGGACGATAGCCCGGGCCATCGAGCTCTGGGGGCGCATTGATGTTCTAGTCAACAATGCAGGAGCGGGGGCGATCATGCCGCTGGCAGACGTTACGGCCGAACGAATCCTCGACATCTTTGCGGTCAACGTTCTAGGTCCATCATTGCTTGCAAAGGAAGCGCTTCCTTACCTGAAAGAGAGGAAGGGTTCAATTATCAATATTTCGAGCACGTATGGCTCAAAACCAGGCGCGGCACTCTCACACTATGGTGCGAGCAAGGCCGCACTCGAATACCTGACTCGTAGTTGGGCTTTGGAGTTGGCGCCCTTCGGAGTTCGCGTGAATGCAATAGCTGTCGGCCCAACAGAGACAGGAGCGCTGGAGGGCATGATGGGGCTTTCAAGACAACAAGCCGAGGCCGTTAAGCAGCAGGAGCGAGAGCATATACCGCTAGGGCGGCGGGGTCTTCCCCGCGATGTCTCCCGCTGGATCGTTTCATTTGCCGACCCAACTTCCGACTGGATCACCGGTCAGGTCTTAGGCGTCGACGGTGGACTCAACCTGATTTAGCGGTCGCGGACGATCACCCTCCCCATCATTCTTCATATGTATTGATTCAGCACGCCCCTCGAGGAATAACAGCGATGGTCACATCGTTCGAACTCGCACAGATACCGCTCTTCGAGCTTTTGTCGCCAGTACAAAGAGAGAAGATCTCCAGGACGGCTGCAGATCTTCGGGTACGAGCTGGAGAGTGGCTGGCTCAAGAAGGTGACATTCCATCATTCTTTGTGGTGCTTGAAGGTAGCGTCGAGTTCCTCAAAAAAATTGGTGGAGTAACAGAGCCGATGATTGTGTATGAGGCCGAAGAGTTTTTTGGAGAAGTTCCTCTTCTGCTCGGCGCCAGGGTACTGGTTGGACTTCGTGCGCGCGTGGATTCTCGAATACTAAGAATTGATAGGTCACAGTTTCTCGAACTGATCACCGAGTCGAGGTGTTGGAGCGATCGGATTCTGGGAGCCATGGCTACACGAGTACGCAGTGTTCAGGAGACAATTCGTCGAACACGAACAGAGAGGGTTGTCCTTATCGGAGATGAGATGCACGCACAGTGCCGTGGCATCCTGACTTTTCTTTCGCGTTGCGGTATTCCATATTGTTGGATTGATCGAACGTTCGATATAGATCGTCTTCCTGAGAATCTACTTATACCGACCGAAGGGTTGGTAGCAATTGTGGACGGGCAAAAGATATTGCCTGAGCCGACAGAAAGCGAAATGGCCGAAGCGCTTGGCATTCAGACGACACCATATGCTACCGCCTATGATGTCGTCATTATCGGAGCCGGCCCTGCGGGCTTGGCCGCGGCAGTCTGCGGCTCTTCAGAAGGTCTCAAAGTTCTGATCGTAGAGCAAGCCACGCCTGGGGGACAGGCGGGAACTTCTTCAAGAATCGAGAACTATTTGGGGTTCCCGGGCGGGATTTCTGGAGACGAGCTCAGTGATCGAGCACTCTGTCAGGCGCGTCGCTTCGGCGCGGAGATTGTGATTACCAGAAGGGCCGAGCGAATCGACGTAACTGGTGAGGAAAAGACCGTCACACTGAATGAAGGCCTGAAGGTTCGTTCGCGTTCAGTTGTGCTGGCAACGGGCGTCGATTGGCGCTTACTCGAGGCAGATGGAATTGAAAAGATGATCGGCCACGGAGTCGTTTACGGAGCATCCAGGACCGAAGCAATGGCCGTGATCGGAAAGCACATATTCATTGTCGGTGGGGGGAATTCAGCGGGGCAAGCCGCAATTTATTTCTCGGGCTATGCAGCCGGCATTACGATGATCGTCCGCGGGAACGGTCTCGCTCAGAGCATGTCGCAATATCTCGTCGCAGAGATCGAGAAAAAGACGAATATCCGCGTGGAGGCGCATACGGAGGTTACGTCGGTAAATGGCGTCTTCAACCTTGAAGCTATCACTACAGCGGATCGCAAAACGGGAGATATCAAGACCCGGAAGATAGATGCTCTATTCGTCATGATTGGCGCAAAGACAGACACTGCATGGCTACCTGTTGAAATGCTCCGCGATGAGCACGGTTACGTTTGTACCGGAGGAGACGCCCATGGTAGCTGGCCACTTTTGCGCTCTCCGTATCCGCTAGAAACGACCGTGCCAGGAATCTTTTGTGCCGGTGATGTTCGCCACGGCTCAATCAAACGAGTCGCCTCAGGAGTTGGCGAAGGAAGCACAGCCATCACATTTGTTCATCAATATCTGGCTCTCTCGAATCAGCTTTCCAGCCTGGAACTCTTGTGCCATCAGGAGCGAAGAGAGCCTCGGGACGGTGTGGCTCGTCAAGCTGCGCTTTGATCTCTGTTCACAAAGGAAGGCTCAAGCTATACAGCACAACAGGTGAAACGTAATTGAATTGACGATCGAATACTCAGGTTGTCAATCGATCTTCAGACGGAATAAGCGGCACAGTTCGCCGCATCCCTTCCCAACCAGTACAGGAGTGCATCAATGCAAGTGATAAAGAGAGATGGAATTGCTTTAGCTTACGAGGACCTTAACCCAGGGGCGCCACCGATTATCTTTGTGCACGGATGGAGTTGCGATCATGCTGTTTTTGCGCAGCAGGCAGAGTTCTTCAGCCGATCTCACCGTGTCGTCTCGGTCGATCTTCGTGGCCATGGCAACAGCGACGCGCCGGATCAAGACTATACGATGGCTTCTTTCGCGGATGACCTTGCGTGGCTGTGTGGTGAACTTGCATTGGTGAGACCGATCGTTGTGGGCCACAGCATGGGTGGAAATGTAGCTCTCGAGTTGGCGGCCCGTCATCCAGAGGTTCCTGCTTCGATCATTTTGATTGATTCAATCATTTCTTCGTCCCAACCGTTTCGCGATTCACTGCAACCGGTCGTTGAAGCCCTGGCAGGGCCGGACTACGTTACCGCGTGCCGGCAGGCAATGGCGTCGACATTACTTCCCACAGATGATGAAGAAAAGAAAAGGATACTGATTACATCCTTGCCGAAGGCCCCGCAACACGTTCTGACATCCACTCTCAAGAACCATCTGTTGGACTATGATTCGACCTCTGTTGCCGCAGGCTGTCATGTGCCGGTTGCCTATATAGGCGCAGCAATCTTGATGACTGATCTGATTCAACTTCAGAGGCTCACACCACAGCTTGTTACCGCTCAGACTTTGGGATCAGGCCACTTCTCTCCTCTGTTTGTGCCCGATCAAATCAACACGATGATTCAGACTTTTCAGGACGTCTACTCCCCTAAATCGGAAAACAGTGGAGCGGGATTGTGACAGGATGTCTTGCTGGATCATTGATGAGATAGCGAAGTTGGAGAAGACATCGTATTACGGATTCGATCTATCAAAGAGGAGCTGATTTATGGATTTACATCTTCACGGGAAACGGGCGCTTGTTACTGGGAGCAGTTCTGGAATTGGTGCCGAGATCGCAAGAATGCTTGCTTCGGAGGGAGCTAAAGTAGTCGTTCATGGGCGCGACAAAACACGAGCGAGGGCAGTGGCCCAAAGGATTGAGAGCGCTGGAGGTCAAGCATTCGTGGCGCTTGGGGATCTCAATTCGGAAGCCGGGGCTGCAACTGTTGTTGAGACAGCTCAACAAGCCTTCGGCGGTGTCGATATCCTGGTAAACAATGTTGGCGGCTCTGCCAGTGTTGCGCATCTTTCATGGTTCGATGCTCCACTCGAGGAATGGGCAGAAAATTATCAGCATAATGTGCTCGTCGCAGTCCGTCTCGTCAAAGCTCTTGTTCCCGCTATGCGCGAGCGCGGTTGGGGCAGAGTGATTCAGATTTCGTCGCGGAATGCTATCTCGCCGCATGTACAGTTTGGCGGGTATGGTGCAGCGAAAGCGGGGCTCAATAACTTCACTCTCAGCTTGTCGAAAGCTCTATCCGGAACGGGAGTGACATCCAATGGAATCATGCCAGGATTGATCGACACGCCTCAGCTAGATTCCTGGTTCCTTCAGATCGCTGAGAAGCATGCGGGGACGCAAGACCCAAAGGACGGACGGCAATATGTTCTGAAGAATATTGTCCATCAGACGGTTGATCGACTAGGTGAGCCTAAGGACATTGCGGCGGCAGTTTGTTATCTCGCAAGCCCGCTCAGTGACTTCATGACAGGAACGACGTTCAGAATTGACGGAGGCTCAACGCCGACTGTTTGATGATGGATAGCAATAAGGCGAAAGAGAGACTGTCGACAAGATCGAATTCAGGAAAGAGAAACAGATAGCTTAGCGGTTGCACGTACAAGGAGATCGTTTTGAATACCACCCATGCAATGCCCATTGCTCCAAGCGAGGCTCTACGGAAACGCTTTGAGATCGCACGCGAGGTGATACTGGAGGCCGGAGCTTTGGCAAACGGTTATTTTCGCAGGATCGGAACCCTTACGGTCAAGAGCAAAGGTTCGCATGACCTGGTCAGTGAAGCCGACGTGAATACAGAGGACTTGATCCGCAAGAGCTTCGCCACGCATTTTCCGGAAGACGCGTTCTTCGGCGAAGAAAGTGGCATGACGGACCTCAATCACGCGTCCGGTATCTGGGTCGTTGACCCCATAGACGGGACGCAACCGTTTCTTTGCGGAATGCCGAACTGGTGCGTCTCGATTGCGTTTGTATTGAACGGAACATTAGAGTTCGGTCTAATTTACAACCCTCCTTGCGAGGAGTTGTTCGTCGGAGGCAAGAGCTTCCCGGCTACAGTCAACGGTGTCCCTCTTCGGACCAATCCCGGGACCGACTTTTCGGCGGGCTTGGTGAGTATCGGCTTCTCACCTCGGTCTCCACACGCCTTCCTTTTTGACTCCTTGACAAAGCTCCTCGCGGGCAAAGGCATGTTCTTCCGCAACGGCTCAGGAGCCTTATCGCTCGTGTACGTCGGTGCTGGCCGTCTTTTGGGGCATGTCGAGCCCCACATGCACTCATGGGACTGCCTGGGTGCAATTGCGATCATCGAAGCGGCCGGGGGCAAGGTGAACGATTACCTCACTGGCGATGCCTTGCGTAATGGAAATCGGGTCGTTGCCGGCGCACCTAGAGTGTTCGACCAACTCGATACGCTTCTCGAGCG encodes:
- a CDS encoding SDR family oxidoreductase gives rise to the protein MTTTSTKSALVTGASGGIGRAVAKRLAQDGFDIAVHYAGNPDKANAIAAEIKNAGVNTITLQADIANAADVERLFKETLAAFGRLDVVVNSAGIMPMLPISGGDIESFDKVVATNLRGSFLIMGEAAKHLTAGGRIIAFSSSVIAKSFPNYGPYIATKAGVEGLVRVLANELHGRNITVNAVAPGPVATPLFLKGKTDAQIAEFGKLAPLERLGQPEDIANVVSFLAGPDGGWVNGQVLRANGGFA
- a CDS encoding SDR family oxidoreductase, which translates into the protein MKKIIVITGASSGFGALAARALANAGHTVYASMRETSGRNAPQVKDAEKYAADHKVDLRTIELDVSSETSCNAAIQQIISQNGRLDVVVHNAGHMVFGPAEAFTPEQLAELYDVNVLSTQRVNRAALPELRKQRNGLVVWVSSSSAAGGTPPYLAPYFAAKAGMDALAVVYSRELARWGIETSIIVPGAFTGGTNHFAHAGHPADAARAAEYDSGPDAGLGDQALKGFASIVPPDADASAVATAIVKVVDAPFGKRPFRVHVDPTQDGAEVVNAVSDRVRAELLRRIGLGDLLEPRSYGEKSH
- a CDS encoding alkene reductase: MSAPTNIVSSGSVKTLFSPIRVGPLTLSHRVVMAPLTRLRSQIPGDVPVDLMAEYYGQRASEGGLIVSEGATVSIGGRGYLGAPGIYSEEQIAGWRRVTEAVHAKGGYIFLQLWHVGRVSHVDMTNCEMPVAPSVVPFEGIVVTRNGFVPPSPHRALEIEEIPKLIGEFRKAAWNAKAAGFDGVEIHGANGYILDQFLQDGTNKRTDSYGGPIQNRARLLFEVLDVTAAVWGEDRVGVRLSPNSTYNAMFDSDPEATFGYVADRLNRYALAYLHVIEPRVKGIETVGEGQPPVASALLRKIYKGNILAAGGFDPASAEAIIERNDADMVAFGRYFISNPDLPKRIQLGLPLNDYDRETFYNNDARGYTDYPFYDE
- a CDS encoding NAD-dependent formate dehydrogenase; the protein is MAKVLCVLYDDPTSGYPPLYARNAIPKIERYPDGQTVPNPKHIDFVPGELLGCVSGELGLRSYLEDLGHTFIVTSDKEGPNSVFEKELPDADIVISQPFWPAYLTAERIAKAKKLKLALTAGIGSDHVDLNAAIKAGITVAEETFSNGICVAEHAVMMILALVRNYLPSHKIAEEGGWNIADCVSRSYDLEGMHVGTVAAGRIGLAVLRRLKPFDVKLHYTARHRSPRAIEDELGLTYHATAEEMAEVCDVISIHAPLYPATEHLFNAKVLNKMRHGSYLVNTARAEICDRDDIVRALESGQLAGYAGDVWFPQPAPANHPWRNMPHNGMTPHMSGSSLSGQARYAAGTREILECWFENRPIRDEYLIVSNGKLAGTGAKSYGVGEAPKGK
- a CDS encoding nuclear transport factor 2 family protein; translation: MSTKQMPNPAPPFTRETAILKVRLGEDGWNTRDPEKVCLAYTVDSHWRNRAEFVTGREEIKHFLTRKWQRELDYRLIKELWAFSDTRIAVRFAYEWHDDSGNWFRSYGNENWEFDEKGIMHHRYACINDLPIKESERKYHWPLGRRPDDHPGLTELGL
- a CDS encoding hydrolase, which gives rise to MSGIESLLKPEECALLLVDFQAGLAFGVESISRQAIVDNAVALARTAVVFEIPIVVSTSASKVYSGPLLPPLQAVLPDVKSIERRNMNVWEDETAHSAIVATNRRRLIVAGLLTEACVSFPVLSALKEGYEVFVVGDACGGLTQTGHALALQRMEQAGAQLTSWIQVLLELQRDWTRHETYEGARAIVEANGGGYGIGLAYAHTMIHPV
- a CDS encoding SDR family NAD(P)-dependent oxidoreductase translates to MESLQKHVVIITGGSSGIGRAAALSFAAMGARVLITGRRAASLDETAKDQPNIETLVADTAEPKDAARTIARAIELWGRIDVLVNNAGAGAIMPLADVTAERILDIFAVNVLGPSLLAKEALPYLKERKGSIINISSTYGSKPGAALSHYGASKAALEYLTRSWALELAPFGVRVNAIAVGPTETGALEGMMGLSRQQAEAVKQQEREHIPLGRRGLPRDVSRWIVSFADPTSDWITGQVLGVDGGLNLI
- a CDS encoding FAD-dependent oxidoreductase; this translates as MVTSFELAQIPLFELLSPVQREKISRTAADLRVRAGEWLAQEGDIPSFFVVLEGSVEFLKKIGGVTEPMIVYEAEEFFGEVPLLLGARVLVGLRARVDSRILRIDRSQFLELITESRCWSDRILGAMATRVRSVQETIRRTRTERVVLIGDEMHAQCRGILTFLSRCGIPYCWIDRTFDIDRLPENLLIPTEGLVAIVDGQKILPEPTESEMAEALGIQTTPYATAYDVVIIGAGPAGLAAAVCGSSEGLKVLIVEQATPGGQAGTSSRIENYLGFPGGISGDELSDRALCQARRFGAEIVITRRAERIDVTGEEKTVTLNEGLKVRSRSVVLATGVDWRLLEADGIEKMIGHGVVYGASRTEAMAVIGKHIFIVGGGNSAGQAAIYFSGYAAGITMIVRGNGLAQSMSQYLVAEIEKKTNIRVEAHTEVTSVNGVFNLEAITTADRKTGDIKTRKIDALFVMIGAKTDTAWLPVEMLRDEHGYVCTGGDAHGSWPLLRSPYPLETTVPGIFCAGDVRHGSIKRVASGVGEGSTAITFVHQYLALSNQLSSLELLCHQERREPRDGVARQAAL
- a CDS encoding alpha/beta fold hydrolase, whose protein sequence is MQVIKRDGIALAYEDLNPGAPPIIFVHGWSCDHAVFAQQAEFFSRSHRVVSVDLRGHGNSDAPDQDYTMASFADDLAWLCGELALVRPIVVGHSMGGNVALELAARHPEVPASIILIDSIISSSQPFRDSLQPVVEALAGPDYVTACRQAMASTLLPTDDEEKKRILITSLPKAPQHVLTSTLKNHLLDYDSTSVAAGCHVPVAYIGAAILMTDLIQLQRLTPQLVTAQTLGSGHFSPLFVPDQINTMIQTFQDVYSPKSENSGAGL
- a CDS encoding SDR family NAD(P)-dependent oxidoreductase, whose amino-acid sequence is MDLHLHGKRALVTGSSSGIGAEIARMLASEGAKVVVHGRDKTRARAVAQRIESAGGQAFVALGDLNSEAGAATVVETAQQAFGGVDILVNNVGGSASVAHLSWFDAPLEEWAENYQHNVLVAVRLVKALVPAMRERGWGRVIQISSRNAISPHVQFGGYGAAKAGLNNFTLSLSKALSGTGVTSNGIMPGLIDTPQLDSWFLQIAEKHAGTQDPKDGRQYVLKNIVHQTVDRLGEPKDIAAAVCYLASPLSDFMTGTTFRIDGGSTPTV
- a CDS encoding inositol monophosphatase family protein, with product MNTTHAMPIAPSEALRKRFEIAREVILEAGALANGYFRRIGTLTVKSKGSHDLVSEADVNTEDLIRKSFATHFPEDAFFGEESGMTDLNHASGIWVVDPIDGTQPFLCGMPNWCVSIAFVLNGTLEFGLIYNPPCEELFVGGKSFPATVNGVPLRTNPGTDFSAGLVSIGFSPRSPHAFLFDSLTKLLAGKGMFFRNGSGALSLVYVGAGRLLGHVEPHMHSWDCLGAIAIIEAAGGKVNDYLTGDALRNGNRVVAGAPRVFDQLDTLLERGEG